In Vibrio alfacsensis, the following proteins share a genomic window:
- a CDS encoding arginine ABC transporter substrate-binding protein, whose amino-acid sequence MKKILLASLIGLSSATMAANAAAQEEIKFAMEATYAPFEYMDENNQIQGFDVDLANALCKEMDAKCSFHNQAFDSLIPALKFKRYDAAISAMDITEARLEQVNFSNAYYDNSAAFVSIQDKVADQKALEGKRVGVQNGSTHQSYLIDQMPGVTPVPYSSYQDAFIDMKNGRIDSVFGDTAVVAEWFKKEDNLAYVGEHVTNPKYFGNGFGIAVNKGNDELVNKLNTALKTVKANGEYDVIYNKYFGK is encoded by the coding sequence ATGAAAAAGATTTTACTAGCTTCACTAATCGGCCTTTCTTCTGCAACCATGGCAGCAAACGCAGCAGCACAAGAAGAGATTAAATTCGCGATGGAAGCGACATACGCACCATTTGAATACATGGATGAAAACAACCAAATCCAAGGATTTGATGTGGATCTGGCAAACGCACTATGTAAAGAAATGGACGCGAAATGTAGTTTCCACAACCAAGCATTTGATAGCTTAATTCCTGCATTAAAATTCAAACGCTACGATGCGGCTATCTCTGCAATGGATATTACTGAAGCGCGTCTTGAGCAAGTCAACTTCTCAAATGCTTATTATGACAACTCTGCGGCATTTGTTTCTATCCAAGATAAAGTGGCCGATCAAAAAGCATTAGAGGGCAAGCGCGTGGGTGTGCAAAACGGCTCGACTCACCAAAGTTACTTGATTGATCAAATGCCGGGTGTAACGCCAGTGCCATACTCGAGCTACCAAGATGCATTCATTGATATGAAGAATGGGCGTATTGATTCTGTATTCGGTGACACAGCCGTTGTCGCAGAATGGTTCAAGAAAGAAGACAACCTAGCGTATGTTGGTGAGCACGTAACCAACCCTAAATACTTCGGTAATGGTTTCGGTATTGCAGTAAACAAAGGTAACGACGAGCTAGTGAATAAGTTGAACACTGCGTTGAAAACAGTGAAAGCGAACGGTGAATACGACGTAATCTACAACAAGTACTTCGGTAAGTAA
- the artQ gene encoding arginine ABC transporter permease ArtQ has product MALTGYSLSLVQASWMTVQLAFTSLLVGLILAVVFASGEMSRRIIVKWPMTAFVTIVRGLPEILVVLFIYFGSTQVLFLITGDFIEVSPFLSGVVALSLIFASYASQTLRGALKAVGRGQREAASALGISQSHAFIRIVLPQAVRHALPGLTNQWLVLLKDTALVSLIGVTDLLKQAQLTSAATHEAFTWYATAAAIYLMITIVTQRAVKVIDKKFSIQGMSMGQEATA; this is encoded by the coding sequence ATGGCACTAACGGGTTACTCTCTATCACTTGTGCAAGCTAGCTGGATGACTGTCCAGCTAGCATTTACAAGCCTTTTAGTCGGTTTGATTCTGGCAGTGGTTTTCGCCAGCGGTGAAATGTCTCGTCGCATAATCGTAAAATGGCCAATGACGGCGTTTGTGACGATCGTACGTGGCTTGCCAGAAATCCTTGTCGTGTTGTTCATCTATTTTGGTTCGACGCAGGTTCTGTTTTTAATCACCGGAGACTTTATAGAGGTTAGCCCGTTCTTGTCTGGCGTGGTGGCGTTGTCGTTGATCTTCGCTTCTTACGCTTCTCAAACCTTACGTGGCGCGTTGAAAGCCGTTGGGAGAGGGCAGAGAGAAGCGGCAAGTGCTCTTGGTATCAGCCAATCTCACGCTTTTATTCGTATTGTTTTGCCACAAGCGGTAAGACATGCGTTACCAGGTTTAACTAACCAATGGTTGGTTCTGTTGAAAGACACTGCGCTAGTATCGCTGATCGGCGTAACGGACTTATTGAAACAAGCGCAGCTCACGTCAGCCGCTACGCACGAAGCGTTCACTTGGTACGCGACCGCAGCAGCGATTTATTTAATGATCACGATCGTAACGCAACGTGCAGTAAAAGTGATTGATAAGAAGTTTTCGATTCAAGGCATGAGCATGGGACAGGAGGCAACCGCATGA
- the artM gene encoding arginine ABC transporter permease ArtM, which produces MNEQHVWQMLDGLGTSLQLTAASLVVGCILALLMTLTLILRTPGLHWISRGIITLFTGTPLLVQIFLVYYGPGQFDAVRESVFWTWLSQPWFCAMLALALNTAAYSTQLFKGAFNAIPSGQWHACRALGMDKVATLKVLLPYAIRRAVPAYSNEVILVFKGTSLASTITIMDLMGYAQRINAQTYDTLTVFGIAGAFYLAVNGVLTLIFRQVEKKALAFEAV; this is translated from the coding sequence ATGAACGAACAGCACGTTTGGCAAATGCTGGATGGTTTAGGCACCAGTTTGCAATTAACAGCGGCTTCTTTGGTGGTGGGTTGTATTCTTGCTCTTTTGATGACGTTGACCTTGATTCTGCGAACTCCGGGTTTGCATTGGATTAGCCGTGGAATCATCACCTTGTTCACCGGTACGCCTTTGCTGGTTCAGATCTTTTTGGTGTACTACGGCCCTGGTCAGTTTGATGCAGTAAGAGAAAGCGTTTTTTGGACGTGGCTAAGCCAGCCTTGGTTTTGTGCCATGTTAGCTTTGGCGCTTAATACCGCTGCATACAGTACGCAATTGTTTAAAGGGGCGTTCAATGCGATCCCATCGGGTCAGTGGCATGCGTGTCGAGCACTCGGAATGGACAAGGTTGCCACGCTAAAAGTATTGCTGCCTTATGCGATTCGCCGAGCAGTGCCAGCGTATTCAAACGAAGTCATCTTGGTGTTCAAAGGGACTTCACTCGCGAGCACTATCACGATTATGGATTTGATGGGTTATGCACAACGCATTAATGCACAAACTTACGATACGTTGACGGTATTCGGTATTGCAGGCGCGTTCTATTTGGCAGTAAATGGCGTGTTGACGTTGATCTTCCGTCAAGTGGAGAAAAAAGCGTTGGCATTCGAAGCTGTGTAA
- a CDS encoding DUF1800 domain-containing protein gives MTNKVIIALLISAALTGCNEDNSNQSSLNQVPNWLPKDAPVALNEQQLVSFSTRAASGLTPAQIDEINRIGYVKWLDNQFESPVRLHLQKFEAAKDTIGNRVPVDGCKHVHYGTHDIREGIWWDALLYGNDQLRHRAAFALSQILVVSQKDNPINGRNPQSLVAFYDILQKHAFGNYRDLLEEVTLSPSMGAFLSMANSKKHDPKRGTYPDENYAREVMQLFTIGLYELNPDGTAKTDKDGNPISSYTQDDVQEVARAFSGWTYSDKMTNPDGSALHGEGYIKPMIPLEDKRGTYHDEGEKRVINNVIAAGQTPLEDIQSVLDILFAHSNTAPFVSRQLIQRMVTSNPSPEYVERVAAVFTDNGNGVRGDLKSVFAAILLDPEALNPEVRNGMSQPESYPVVKMKEPILAVAEVLRILGAKTQGNYEQDAYSIINNVNQGLHSANSVFNFYSPDFMPSGPLMDSQLYAPEFEILPWAGFIGYQNTIRTYIVRSMQENRCDNAVYINVSEYQAAAKSDDVDALPDLINQRFLAGKMSAELYASIANAAAVERHPNNKVMVSLLLVTASPEFLIQR, from the coding sequence ATGACAAACAAAGTTATCATTGCATTGCTCATTTCTGCTGCACTGACAGGGTGTAACGAAGATAACAGCAATCAGTCCTCTTTAAATCAAGTACCGAATTGGCTTCCTAAAGATGCGCCCGTTGCTTTAAACGAACAGCAATTGGTGAGCTTTTCGACTCGGGCTGCTTCTGGTTTGACTCCGGCTCAAATTGACGAGATCAACCGTATTGGTTACGTCAAATGGCTAGATAACCAATTTGAATCACCGGTTAGACTTCATCTACAGAAGTTTGAGGCCGCGAAAGATACAATTGGAAATAGAGTGCCAGTTGATGGCTGTAAGCATGTTCACTATGGCACACACGATATTCGTGAGGGAATCTGGTGGGATGCTCTGCTTTACGGTAATGATCAACTGCGCCACCGTGCAGCATTTGCATTGAGCCAAATTCTCGTGGTCAGCCAAAAAGATAACCCTATAAATGGTAGGAATCCGCAGTCACTTGTTGCGTTCTACGATATTTTGCAAAAGCATGCATTTGGCAACTATCGAGATTTACTGGAAGAAGTGACACTTAGCCCATCGATGGGCGCGTTTCTGAGCATGGCAAACAGTAAGAAGCACGATCCTAAAAGAGGGACGTACCCAGACGAGAACTATGCCCGTGAAGTAATGCAACTGTTTACGATTGGTTTATATGAACTGAACCCAGATGGTACAGCCAAGACGGATAAAGATGGCAACCCAATCAGCTCTTACACTCAAGATGACGTACAGGAAGTGGCTCGAGCATTCAGTGGTTGGACGTATTCAGACAAAATGACGAATCCTGATGGTTCTGCGCTACATGGAGAGGGCTATATTAAGCCAATGATTCCACTAGAAGATAAACGTGGAACGTATCATGATGAGGGTGAAAAGCGCGTTATAAACAACGTGATTGCAGCTGGGCAAACGCCACTAGAAGACATCCAATCCGTACTCGATATTTTGTTTGCGCATTCTAATACTGCGCCATTTGTGTCGCGTCAACTGATTCAACGCATGGTTACGTCAAACCCATCACCTGAATATGTTGAACGTGTTGCGGCAGTTTTTACTGATAACGGCAATGGTGTTCGTGGTGATCTAAAGAGCGTATTTGCCGCTATTCTTCTTGACCCAGAAGCTCTTAACCCAGAAGTACGAAATGGTATGTCTCAGCCGGAATCTTACCCTGTTGTCAAGATGAAAGAGCCGATTTTGGCGGTAGCAGAAGTGCTGCGCATACTGGGTGCGAAAACTCAGGGTAATTATGAACAAGATGCGTACAGCATCATTAACAACGTCAATCAAGGTTTGCATTCGGCAAACTCGGTGTTCAACTTCTATTCTCCTGACTTTATGCCAAGCGGTCCCTTAATGGACAGCCAACTTTATGCTCCGGAATTTGAAATTTTACCGTGGGCTGGATTCATCGGATATCAAAATACCATTCGTACTTATATCGTTCGTTCAATGCAAGAAAATCGATGTGACAACGCGGTTTACATCAATGTGAGTGAGTATCAAGCCGCAGCAAAGTCAGACGATGTGGACGCGTTGCCTGATTTGATTAACCAACGGTTTTTAGCAGGAAAAATGAGTGCGGAACTGTATGCCTCAATTGCTAATGCAGCCGCAGTTGAAAGACACCCAAATAATAAAGTAATGGTGAGTTTGCTTCTCGTCACAGCAAGTCCAGAATTTTTAATTCAGAGATAA